Proteins encoded within one genomic window of Synechococcus sp. PCC 7335:
- a CDS encoding SDR family oxidoreductase, with product MSTTSERRPKPKDIPGQQLAYPASQADMTPAPDSDLSNYKAAGKLTGKVAIITGGDSGIGRAVAIAYAMEGANTAILYNANDDDASKTKEIVEERGGQCLPIKMDVRKPEECEDAVKQTVEKFGQLDILINNAAFQMVQEDIADLTIKQFHETFETNIFGYFHMFKAAYPYLKEGDVIINTGSIIGKQGKKFLVDYSSSKGAVHTFTKSLALNLADQKIRVNAVVPGPVWTPNIPATMPEDEVEGFDSANAMKRTGQPEELAPAYVFLAAEDSSFMTGALIDVTGGQL from the coding sequence ATGTCTACAACATCGGAACGCCGACCCAAGCCTAAAGATATCCCTGGACAACAGCTTGCTTACCCGGCTAGTCAAGCCGATATGACGCCTGCCCCCGATAGTGATTTATCTAACTATAAGGCGGCTGGTAAGCTGACAGGCAAAGTAGCCATTATTACAGGCGGTGACTCTGGAATCGGACGAGCAGTAGCGATCGCTTATGCCATGGAAGGAGCTAACACTGCTATTCTGTACAACGCTAATGATGACGACGCTAGTAAAACTAAGGAAATAGTAGAAGAGCGCGGCGGTCAGTGCTTACCGATTAAGATGGACGTTCGCAAACCTGAAGAATGTGAGGACGCGGTAAAACAGACGGTTGAAAAGTTTGGTCAACTCGATATCTTGATCAATAATGCTGCCTTTCAGATGGTGCAAGAAGATATTGCGGATCTGACTATCAAACAGTTTCATGAAACTTTCGAGACTAATATCTTTGGCTACTTTCACATGTTCAAAGCCGCCTATCCTTATCTTAAAGAAGGCGATGTGATTATCAACACGGGCTCTATCATCGGTAAGCAAGGCAAGAAGTTCTTAGTGGACTATTCCTCTAGTAAAGGCGCCGTACATACGTTTACAAAGTCGTTAGCGCTAAACCTTGCAGACCAGAAAATTCGGGTGAATGCTGTTGTTCCGGGCCCAGTCTGGACACCCAATATTCCAGCAACAATGCCCGAGGATGAAGTGGAAGGCTTCGATAGTGCCAATGCCATGAAAAGAACAGGTCAACCAGAAGAATTAGCGCCTGCCTATGTGTTCTTAGCAGCTGAAGATAGCAGCTTCATGACGGGTGCTTTGATTGATGTAACTGGAGGACAGCTGTAG
- a CDS encoding glutamine synthetase family protein produces the protein MTGVITRTDVQEQTSTASTDLLEYVEAAGRAEKVRQVRAKIDELGIQYIYYQFISITGKIVGKGVPSDHWEKTAAGGIQLVYGATVNLALDRRQQYLGYGPEAAELVAIPDVDTFCQLPWDKRVARVYCVCFRNREEEENPGGFLTADCRGNLIRLHEAFQAKHGLQLRHGCEPEMMWLKKGPDGKPDGGVTKPNCYHIDQFEELRPVFLRVIEYSRAMGLDMIQGDHEDAPGQLELNFMYDDALRTCDRLTTYRQICAQVAREFNLIACFMSKPFLGVSASGCHHNLSLWRGGDTTVKTFGMETLLGLEGNYIYHQGGENTFMPVPGESPRIPGPIGLNCIGGVIAHLGALTAVGCSTVNSYRRLWDAGFWAPVYSDWGYQNRTCGLRVSAPGRFEYRAVDSMVNPYLMAGAMLQAFDDGLSNQLDPGQPEQRNIYEAMEAGKQTKKLPMSLGEALDRLAEDEVIKSAMPGEMYGLYEEYKRDEWIRFLATTSNWDAENYMNCLP, from the coding sequence GTGACCGGAGTGATTACTAGAACCGATGTCCAAGAACAGACATCGACCGCTTCAACAGATTTGCTTGAATACGTTGAGGCAGCAGGCAGAGCGGAAAAAGTCCGGCAGGTACGCGCCAAAATTGATGAACTGGGTATTCAATACATTTACTATCAGTTCATTTCAATCACTGGCAAGATCGTCGGAAAAGGCGTTCCCTCCGACCACTGGGAAAAGACGGCTGCAGGTGGCATCCAGCTAGTATATGGCGCAACGGTGAACTTAGCACTCGATCGCCGACAGCAATATCTGGGCTATGGCCCAGAGGCAGCTGAGCTGGTCGCCATTCCAGATGTCGATACGTTTTGTCAGCTACCCTGGGATAAGCGAGTAGCTAGAGTGTACTGCGTATGCTTTCGCAATCGTGAGGAAGAAGAAAATCCGGGGGGCTTTCTCACAGCGGACTGTCGCGGTAATCTAATCCGCCTGCATGAGGCTTTTCAGGCGAAGCATGGACTGCAGCTTCGTCACGGCTGCGAGCCGGAAATGATGTGGCTAAAAAAGGGACCCGACGGTAAGCCCGATGGCGGTGTGACTAAGCCAAACTGTTATCACATTGATCAGTTTGAAGAATTACGTCCGGTCTTCTTAAGAGTGATCGAGTATAGCCGGGCGATGGGCCTAGACATGATCCAGGGCGACCATGAGGATGCGCCAGGTCAGCTAGAGCTGAACTTTATGTATGATGATGCGCTTAGGACGTGTGATCGCCTTACTACCTACCGACAAATCTGCGCTCAGGTAGCTAGAGAATTTAACTTGATTGCCTGCTTTATGTCCAAACCCTTCTTGGGCGTGTCTGCTTCAGGCTGTCATCACAACCTCTCTTTGTGGCGAGGTGGCGACACGACGGTGAAAACATTTGGCATGGAGACACTTCTGGGCCTAGAAGGTAACTACATCTATCATCAAGGCGGTGAGAATACCTTCATGCCTGTTCCAGGTGAATCGCCTCGTATTCCCGGTCCAATTGGATTGAACTGTATTGGCGGCGTTATTGCTCATCTAGGTGCGCTTACAGCGGTTGGCTGCTCTACTGTCAACTCTTATCGTCGCCTTTGGGATGCGGGCTTTTGGGCGCCTGTCTATTCCGACTGGGGCTATCAAAACCGCACCTGTGGCCTGCGCGTTTCCGCGCCTGGCCGGTTTGAATATCGCGCGGTCGATTCAATGGTGAATCCATACCTGATGGCTGGCGCAATGCTGCAGGCCTTTGACGATGGGCTTAGCAACCAGCTAGATCCTGGTCAGCCAGAGCAGCGCAATATCTATGAGGCGATGGAAGCTGGTAAGCAAACGAAAAAATTACCCATGTCTCTAGGAGAAGCACTCGATCGTCTAGCTGAAGACGAGGTAATCAAATCAGCCATGCCGGGCGAAATGTACGGACTCTACGAAGAGTACAAGCGCGATGAATGGATTCGCTTTCTGGCAACTACCAGCAACTGGGATGCTGAAAACTACATGAACTGTTTGCCTTAG
- a CDS encoding ABC transporter substrate-binding protein, with protein sequence MKSTETLSENLEFSADQQTLTKQAGYLNIVASDFDARPMSYINEEGYRTGYEPELARIVCDRLNLIPVWHNLPMEDFYTSLELATNCEYDVVWFNQAITPERQKAVSFTQPYGLFDEAVLVRQTSTVASPDQLADQCVGGLADSTNIALVEGFPGAQAVPYPGSDQVLPEMLAALRAGEIDALIDDELVLIVAAEEDTSLRLAFTLPTKAPFAIGVSKTQPLLLSQLEQTLLELINDGTLAELWATWIPWKPFPFS encoded by the coding sequence ATGAAATCTACAGAAACTTTGTCAGAGAACCTTGAGTTTTCAGCCGACCAGCAGACTTTAACAAAGCAAGCCGGCTATCTAAACATTGTCGCTAGTGACTTCGACGCGCGGCCTATGAGCTACATCAACGAGGAAGGTTACCGAACAGGGTATGAGCCAGAGCTAGCCAGAATCGTGTGCGATCGCCTTAATCTGATTCCGGTATGGCATAACTTGCCGATGGAAGACTTCTACACCAGCCTAGAGCTTGCAACAAATTGCGAATATGATGTCGTCTGGTTCAATCAAGCAATTACCCCCGAACGTCAAAAAGCAGTTTCTTTCACTCAACCCTACGGCCTCTTTGACGAAGCAGTACTCGTGAGACAAACGAGCACAGTTGCCTCGCCTGATCAGCTAGCAGATCAATGCGTAGGTGGCTTAGCAGATAGTACAAATATCGCCCTAGTTGAAGGATTTCCTGGCGCTCAGGCCGTCCCCTACCCTGGCAGTGACCAGGTACTGCCTGAGATGCTAGCAGCTCTACGAGCAGGAGAAATTGACGCACTTATCGATGACGAGCTAGTGCTGATCGTGGCCGCAGAAGAGGATACAAGTCTACGTCTAGCATTCACACTACCGACCAAAGCCCCTTTTGCAATTGGGGTTTCAAAAACGCAGCCTTTGCTTTTATCTCAGCTTGAACAAACTCTCTTAGAACTAATCAATGACGGTACGCTAGCTGAGCTTTGGGCGACATGGATTCCATGGAAGCCTTTTCCATTCTCGTAA
- a CDS encoding Ig-like domain-containing protein, whose protein sequence is MNFLAKFDLAALNGSNGFSLNGIDERDFSGRSVSGVGDINGDGIDDLIIGARDAAPNDSSYAGESYVVFGGRGVGRSGRFELSGLDGTNGFVLKGIDAFDRSGWSVSSARDINGDGIDDLLIGAPSASPNGPSSGESYVIFGGESVGSNGSFELSSLDGRNGFVLNGIDEHDFSGRSVSGAGDINGDGIDDLIIGAQGANPNRNEKAGESYVVFGGRGVGSGGRFELSDLDGTNGFVLKGIDAFDRSGWSVSSARDINGDGIDDLLIGAPSASPNGPSSGESYVIFGGESVGSNGSFELSSLDGSNGFVLNGVDARDALGDSVSGTGDINGDGIDDLIVGAPDADPDGPSSGESYVVFGGESVGSSGRFELSSLDGTNGFVLKGIDAHDALGHSVSGAGDINGDGIDDLVIGAPGASPNGKDRAGESYVVFGNESVGSRGRFELSSLDGRNGFVLNGIDTTDISGGSVNKVGDVNGDGIDDLIIGALSVDSNGNSYAGESYVVFGRTVTDNTIIAVDDVVNTNKDSILGGNVLSNDSPLNSDTLAIAAVNGKATDVGNSVTLASGALLTLNLDGRFTYDPNGQFEAFSLADVATDSFDYTLSDGRKSSIATVTVSITGISDVPKDILLGTDSNDNLTGGEGRDTLSGLSSSDFLDGSEGDDVLFGGQGYDTLIGGNGRDFLDGGNGKDLLVGGTGNDTLIGGVGNDTLIGGQGNDVLTGGSGRDTFVLALGEGSDLITDFGDQDLIGLSGGLGVGELTFSGNNILVTNTNEVLATVTDIDMASLKNSQFVLL, encoded by the coding sequence ATGAATTTTCTAGCGAAGTTTGATTTGGCTGCCCTTAATGGCAGCAACGGCTTTTCCCTCAATGGTATTGATGAGCGTGACTTTTCTGGCCGTTCGGTCAGCGGTGTAGGCGATATCAACGGCGATGGTATTGATGATCTAATTATTGGCGCACGAGACGCTGCCCCAAACGACAGCAGCTATGCAGGGGAGAGCTATGTCGTTTTTGGCGGTAGAGGAGTGGGTAGAAGTGGCCGCTTTGAACTCTCTGGTCTTGATGGAACTAATGGCTTCGTTCTTAAAGGCATCGATGCCTTTGACCGTTCCGGTTGGTCGGTAAGTAGTGCGAGAGACATCAACGGCGATGGCATCGACGATTTGCTCATTGGTGCCCCGTCTGCTAGTCCTAATGGGCCTAGTTCTGGGGAGAGCTATGTCATCTTCGGTGGTGAGAGCGTCGGCAGCAACGGCAGCTTTGAACTCTCTAGTCTCGATGGTCGCAATGGGTTTGTTCTTAATGGCATTGATGAGCATGACTTTTCTGGCCGTTCGGTCAGCGGTGCAGGAGACATCAACGGCGATGGTATTGATGATCTGATTATTGGGGCACAAGGAGCCAATCCAAATCGCAACGAAAAAGCAGGCGAGAGCTACGTCGTTTTTGGCGGTAGAGGAGTTGGTAGCGGTGGCCGCTTTGAACTCTCTGATCTTGATGGAACTAATGGCTTCGTTCTTAAAGGCATCGATGCCTTTGACCGTTCCGGTTGGTCGGTAAGTAGTGCGAGAGACATCAACGGCGATGGCATCGACGATTTGCTCATTGGTGCCCCGTCTGCTAGTCCTAATGGGCCTAGTTCTGGGGAGAGCTATGTCATCTTTGGTGGTGAGAGTGTCGGCAGCAACGGCAGCTTTGAACTCTCTAGTCTCGATGGTAGCAACGGGTTTGTCCTCAATGGCGTTGATGCTCGTGATGCTTTGGGTGATTCCGTTAGCGGTACAGGAGACATCAACGGCGATGGTATTGATGATCTGATTGTTGGCGCGCCTGATGCTGACCCCGACGGCCCTAGTTCTGGAGAGAGCTATGTTGTCTTTGGTGGTGAGAGCGTCGGCAGCAGCGGCCGCTTTGAACTCTCTAGCCTTGATGGAACTAATGGCTTCGTTCTTAAAGGCATCGATGCTCATGATGCTTTGGGTCATTCCGTTAGCGGTGCAGGAGACATCAACGGCGATGGCATCGATGATCTAGTTATTGGCGCGCCTGGCGCTTCTCCTAACGGTAAGGACCGCGCGGGCGAGAGCTATGTCGTCTTTGGTAATGAGAGCGTCGGTAGCAGGGGCCGCTTTGAACTCTCTAGCCTCGATGGTCGCAATGGGTTTGTTCTTAATGGCATTGATACTACCGATATCTCAGGTGGTTCGGTGAACAAGGTAGGGGACGTGAATGGCGATGGCATCGACGATCTGATTATCGGCGCACTCTCTGTAGACTCCAACGGGAATAGCTATGCAGGCGAGAGCTATGTTGTCTTTGGCCGTACGGTGACCGACAACACTATAATTGCCGTTGATGACGTTGTTAATACCAATAAGGACAGCATTCTCGGTGGTAATGTCCTGTCCAACGATAGCCCTCTCAATAGCGATACCCTTGCTATCGCAGCAGTCAACGGTAAAGCAACTGATGTGGGTAATAGCGTGACTTTGGCTTCGGGTGCACTACTTACCCTCAACCTTGATGGTCGCTTTACCTACGATCCTAACGGACAATTTGAAGCCTTTAGCCTAGCTGATGTAGCTACCGATAGCTTTGACTACACCCTCAGTGATGGTCGTAAAAGCAGTATTGCCACTGTAACGGTCTCTATTACTGGAATCAGCGACGTGCCCAAAGATATCCTCCTTGGCACCGACAGCAATGATAATCTCACCGGCGGTGAGGGCAGAGATACTCTCTCTGGTCTATCTAGCAGCGATTTTCTCGACGGCAGCGAAGGTGATGATGTCCTCTTTGGTGGTCAAGGCTACGATACTCTCATCGGCGGCAACGGCAGGGACTTCCTAGATGGTGGCAACGGTAAGGACCTCTTAGTGGGTGGAACCGGTAACGACACTCTGATCGGTGGAGTCGGTAACGACACCCTTATTGGTGGTCAAGGCAATGATGTTCTCACAGGTGGAAGTGGCAGAGATACCTTTGTCTTAGCGCTTGGGGAGGGGAGCGATCTAATTACTGATTTTGGTGACCAGGATCTGATTGGATTGTCAGGAGGATTGGGCGTCGGTGAGCTTACCTTTTCTGGTAATAATATACTCGTCACCAATACCAACGAGGTCTTAGCTACTGTTACAGATATAGATATGGCTAGCTTGAAGAACAGTCAGTTTGTATTGCTCTAA
- a CDS encoding MOSC N-terminal beta barrel domain-containing protein has protein sequence MSTVGTIESIWRYPVKSMRGENLAEAFVAFAGLMGDRVYSLVTDKGNPGFPWFTARDVESLLLYTPRYRQADATLKPSNLEAAQSMAPGINPLTPTIQDFSVEVETPEGETYRLEDEAFLNHIQTLSGDPTLRVHFTQKSQYDCRPLSLFSVQLQESLSDELAIDVDKRRFRANLYVNWNEDKPPLYENELLGKRLKIGDQLEVTMLERDPRCKMITLDPDTSEANPNIIKHIANTREGYAGVYGAVLVEGMVKAGDAIKLLD, from the coding sequence ATGTCTACAGTTGGCACAATCGAGAGCATCTGGCGCTATCCAGTTAAAAGTATGCGAGGAGAAAACCTTGCGGAAGCTTTTGTGGCCTTTGCAGGACTCATGGGCGATCGCGTATACAGCCTTGTGACAGATAAGGGCAATCCTGGATTTCCCTGGTTCACCGCACGAGATGTAGAGTCTCTGTTGCTTTATACCCCTCGCTACAGGCAAGCTGACGCGACGCTAAAACCTAGCAATCTAGAAGCAGCTCAAAGTATGGCTCCTGGCATCAATCCACTAACTCCCACCATTCAAGACTTTTCTGTAGAGGTAGAAACGCCTGAAGGTGAGACTTATCGCCTAGAGGATGAAGCCTTTTTGAACCATATTCAAACCCTCAGCGGAGATCCAACTCTGAGAGTGCATTTCACTCAAAAAAGCCAATACGACTGTAGGCCACTCTCTTTGTTCTCAGTTCAACTACAGGAATCATTATCTGACGAGTTAGCAATAGACGTTGACAAGCGTCGGTTTCGTGCAAATCTCTATGTGAACTGGAACGAAGATAAACCGCCGCTGTATGAGAATGAACTGCTGGGCAAGCGTTTGAAAATAGGCGACCAGTTAGAAGTCACAATGCTAGAGCGCGACCCTAGATGCAAAATGATCACCTTAGACCCCGACACTTCTGAGGCTAACCCCAACATCATCAAACATATTGCGAATACTCGTGAGGGCTATGCTGGTGTATATGGTGCTGTTCTAGTAGAAGGGATGGTTAAAGCTGGCGATGCTATTAAACTTTTAGACTAA
- a CDS encoding ammonium transporter: MTPESQEFLATFVSESYYYWASVFMLLIHVGFLAYEGGASRAKNVLATMVKNLLTLSIIGLTFFFFGWWVYNAFPLFPLQGGIVGPWTDPNSEGVVGEVLGLVQASYPWSPALGPNVADNLTGVFWFAFSLFAMTTASILSGAVIERIKVGAYAILAVVLGSFTWVVAAAWGWNPYGWFLTQFGYHDFGCSAVLHGVAGFFALGVLINLGPRIGKFDSTGRPRAILPHNLPLTMVGLMLIFVGFYAFLAACVIFVPGQAVEITIYGTPMTLASIGVNTTLALCSGIVGAYISSKADPFYTISGGLAGIISVGAGLDLYSPPIVILIAFIGAYTMPFVGNAVEKAGIDDAVGAFAVHGYCGVIGAMAVGVMATGYPQGEGIPLTGFIGQLVGTLVCTVILGFIPGYGVSFVLKKLGMLRVPREEEIGGLDLSEFGLEGYPEYPIITEENAGGGAAAVPVSQTSIPTL, from the coding sequence ATGACTCCTGAATCGCAAGAATTTCTGGCAACGTTCGTATCGGAATCCTATTATTATTGGGCTTCCGTATTTATGCTCCTTATCCACGTTGGCTTTCTCGCTTACGAAGGGGGAGCCTCGCGTGCAAAGAATGTCTTGGCCACGATGGTCAAGAACCTATTAACCCTATCAATTATTGGTCTAACATTCTTCTTCTTTGGCTGGTGGGTGTATAACGCTTTCCCTCTGTTTCCGCTGCAGGGGGGCATCGTCGGACCTTGGACAGACCCTAATTCCGAAGGCGTTGTCGGTGAAGTCTTAGGCTTAGTTCAAGCTTCCTATCCATGGTCGCCTGCACTCGGTCCCAATGTCGCCGACAACCTCACAGGCGTTTTCTGGTTCGCGTTCTCACTCTTTGCAATGACGACGGCCTCTATCCTTTCAGGCGCAGTCATCGAGCGAATAAAAGTGGGCGCTTATGCGATTCTAGCAGTCGTTCTAGGCTCTTTCACTTGGGTTGTTGCAGCAGCTTGGGGATGGAATCCATATGGTTGGTTCTTAACTCAGTTTGGCTATCATGACTTTGGCTGTTCGGCTGTCTTGCATGGTGTCGCAGGCTTTTTCGCGTTGGGCGTTCTCATCAACCTTGGTCCTCGCATTGGTAAGTTCGACAGCACCGGCAGACCCAGAGCCATCTTGCCCCACAACCTACCGTTGACAATGGTAGGGCTGATGCTAATTTTCGTAGGGTTTTATGCTTTTCTCGCCGCCTGTGTGATTTTCGTACCTGGACAAGCCGTAGAAATCACAATCTACGGCACACCGATGACGCTAGCTTCTATAGGCGTCAACACAACCCTAGCTCTGTGCTCGGGTATCGTTGGTGCGTACATTTCCTCTAAAGCAGACCCGTTCTACACTATTTCTGGTGGTCTCGCAGGTATCATCTCCGTAGGTGCGGGTTTAGACCTCTACAGTCCACCAATTGTCATCTTGATTGCGTTCATTGGTGCTTACACTATGCCTTTTGTCGGTAACGCCGTAGAAAAAGCCGGCATCGACGATGCGGTAGGCGCCTTTGCAGTGCATGGCTATTGCGGCGTAATCGGGGCGATGGCAGTAGGCGTTATGGCAACAGGCTATCCACAAGGAGAAGGCATCCCGCTGACTGGTTTTATCGGACAGTTAGTCGGTACGCTCGTATGCACGGTTATTCTAGGGTTTATTCCTGGGTACGGTGTGAGTTTTGTTCTGAAAAAGTTAGGTATGCTACGGGTTCCCCGTGAAGAAGAAATTGGTGGTTTGGATCTATCGGAATTTGGCTTAGAAGGCTACCCTGAGTATCCCATCATCACTGAGGAGAATGCTGGCGGGGGAGCTGCTGCCGTTCCAGTTTCACAGACAAGCATTCCGACGTTGTAA
- a CDS encoding phytanoyl-CoA dioxygenase family protein, with the protein MSYQPVSLSQSQIEQFQTDGFLILENFIPPDFAKRLAARMEPLFRGEFETGIYPDEWHWRPGLSLPDVTREMCNAWKCDRTIASLVLSAEIGRLTATLSGWEGARIGQDSLWMKPPGAKAIAMHQDGAYIDYLSLPQMMTCWVALDDAAAADGTLVYVKGSHKWPLAAVEGEFHAPTKDYRWAMLQAAENAGVDEPELVVVEVPAGGCAFHHGRTWHGLCKTTRTEGTFHSIGLHTIPSNAQFHPTNAAGYIYGRYKRVGSTEMDETFFPILWQKDGYRSPHLAEYCPDALGSSALSYSK; encoded by the coding sequence ATGAGCTATCAGCCCGTTAGCCTTTCTCAGTCGCAGATTGAGCAGTTTCAAACAGACGGTTTTTTAATTCTGGAGAATTTTATTCCACCTGATTTTGCGAAGCGCTTAGCCGCTCGGATGGAGCCGCTGTTTAGAGGAGAGTTTGAAACGGGCATCTATCCTGATGAATGGCACTGGCGGCCAGGACTCAGCCTGCCAGATGTGACAAGAGAAATGTGTAATGCCTGGAAGTGTGATCGCACGATTGCTAGCCTGGTTCTCTCAGCTGAGATTGGCCGACTGACAGCGACGCTATCGGGCTGGGAAGGTGCGCGTATTGGTCAAGACAGCCTTTGGATGAAGCCGCCGGGAGCTAAGGCGATCGCCATGCATCAAGACGGTGCATACATCGATTATTTAAGTCTTCCTCAGATGATGACTTGTTGGGTTGCCTTAGATGACGCTGCTGCTGCCGATGGCACCTTAGTCTATGTCAAAGGATCTCACAAATGGCCACTAGCAGCGGTTGAAGGCGAGTTCCACGCGCCGACCAAAGATTATCGCTGGGCTATGCTTCAAGCAGCTGAGAATGCTGGCGTTGATGAACCAGAGCTAGTCGTTGTCGAAGTGCCAGCGGGCGGCTGCGCTTTTCATCACGGACGCACCTGGCACGGTTTGTGCAAGACCACCCGCACCGAAGGCACATTTCACAGCATTGGACTGCATACGATTCCCTCAAACGCTCAGTTTCATCCGACGAATGCAGCAGGCTATATCTATGGCCGTTACAAGCGAGTAGGTAGTACCGAAATGGATGAAACCTTCTTTCCTATCCTTTGGCAAAAAGACGGCTACCGTAGCCCCCACTTGGCTGAGTATTGTCCAGATGCATTAGGCTCTTCAGCTTTGAGCTATTCGAAATGA
- a CDS encoding primary-amine oxidase, whose protein sequence is MTFIQEKPKQKLTTLPSISHPLEPLTPDEIEAAVAIVREQKSLNESVRFASVALQEPSKETVLSFQPGDSIERRAFIVLLNNATGRTYEAVVSLNEAEVVSWEHIPGVQPPIMLDEFVECEAAVKASPEFQAAIAKRGITDPNLVMVDPWSAGHYGIAEEDGVRLSRALCWVRANPTDHGYARPIEGVIPVVDLNKMEVIRVEDYGVVPLPPKDGNYTPEYVKNYRTDIKPLEIVQPEGPSFEVNDHEISWQKWNIRIGFTPREGLILYNVTYQDGQETRPIFYRASLAEMTVPYGDPSPHHYRKNAFDVGEYGIGSLANSLTLGCDCLGEIYYFDGHITNSQGEVVKIENAICLHEEDFGILWKHMDWRTEQTEVRRSRRLVISFIATVGNYEYGFYWYFYQDGTIQYEVKLTGVVSTAAMMPGEVPKYGTLIAPQLNAPIHQHIFNVRMDMRVDGDRNSVYEVDIVPEEETSNPYGNAFYAKSTLLPTEKAAQRLIDPMKGRYWKIVNPSKTNAMGYPTAYKLMPGENTLPMARPSASVSKRAAYMSQHLWVTPFHEDEKYPAGDYPNQNPGGAGLPHWTQSDRVVEDTDLVVWYTFAHSHSPRAEDWPVMPVATIGFMLKPLNFFDENPANDVPPSPAKACCQ, encoded by the coding sequence ATGACTTTTATCCAGGAAAAGCCTAAGCAAAAGCTGACAACTTTGCCGAGCATAAGCCACCCACTTGAACCGCTAACGCCAGATGAAATTGAAGCGGCAGTGGCGATTGTTAGAGAGCAAAAGTCTTTGAATGAGAGCGTACGGTTCGCCAGTGTTGCCCTACAAGAGCCCAGCAAAGAGACCGTCCTTAGCTTCCAACCTGGCGATAGTATTGAGCGCCGAGCTTTTATTGTGCTGCTCAACAACGCTACAGGAAGAACTTACGAGGCTGTTGTTTCCCTCAATGAAGCTGAGGTGGTTTCCTGGGAGCATATTCCCGGTGTACAGCCGCCGATTATGCTAGATGAATTCGTCGAATGCGAGGCAGCCGTAAAAGCGAGCCCTGAGTTTCAAGCAGCCATTGCCAAACGCGGTATCACCGATCCTAATCTGGTGATGGTAGATCCTTGGTCAGCAGGTCACTACGGTATAGCGGAAGAAGATGGCGTGCGCCTTTCACGGGCGCTGTGCTGGGTAAGGGCCAACCCAACCGACCATGGCTACGCGAGGCCCATTGAAGGGGTGATTCCAGTTGTCGATCTGAACAAAATGGAAGTGATTCGGGTCGAAGATTACGGCGTCGTGCCCCTGCCGCCAAAAGATGGTAACTACACCCCTGAGTATGTCAAGAACTATAGAACAGACATCAAGCCGTTAGAAATCGTGCAGCCAGAAGGCCCCAGCTTTGAGGTGAATGACCACGAAATTAGCTGGCAGAAATGGAACATTCGTATTGGATTCACGCCGCGCGAAGGGCTGATTTTGTACAACGTTACGTACCAAGATGGGCAAGAAACGAGACCTATCTTCTACCGAGCTTCTCTCGCTGAGATGACAGTGCCCTATGGTGATCCATCCCCTCACCACTATCGTAAAAATGCCTTCGATGTCGGTGAGTACGGTATTGGTTCTTTGGCAAATTCTTTGACGTTAGGCTGTGACTGCTTAGGAGAGATTTACTACTTCGATGGACATATCACTAACTCTCAGGGCGAAGTGGTCAAGATCGAAAATGCTATCTGCTTGCATGAAGAAGATTTCGGCATCTTGTGGAAGCATATGGACTGGCGTACAGAACAGACTGAAGTGAGGCGATCGCGCCGCTTGGTGATCTCTTTTATTGCCACCGTAGGTAACTACGAATACGGCTTCTATTGGTATTTCTACCAAGATGGCACGATCCAATATGAAGTGAAGCTCACAGGCGTTGTCAGTACTGCTGCTATGATGCCGGGCGAAGTACCCAAATACGGTACGCTCATTGCCCCTCAGCTCAATGCACCGATCCACCAACATATCTTCAACGTTCGCATGGATATGCGGGTAGATGGCGATCGCAACTCTGTCTATGAAGTCGATATCGTGCCAGAAGAAGAGACGAGCAATCCCTACGGTAATGCTTTTTATGCTAAGTCTACGCTGCTGCCGACAGAGAAAGCTGCTCAGCGATTGATAGACCCGATGAAAGGGCGGTATTGGAAGATCGTAAATCCTTCAAAAACAAATGCGATGGGGTATCCCACTGCTTACAAACTAATGCCAGGGGAGAACACGCTGCCGATGGCCCGCCCGTCAGCTAGCGTCAGCAAACGAGCAGCCTACATGAGTCAACATCTCTGGGTGACGCCTTTCCACGAAGATGAAAAATATCCCGCCGGAGACTATCCTAATCAGAACCCAGGTGGTGCAGGATTGCCGCATTGGACCCAAAGCGATCGCGTCGTAGAAGATACCGACCTCGTCGTGTGGTACACCTTTGCGCATAGCCACTCACCTCGCGCAGAAGACTGGCCCGTCATGCCGGTCGCAACTATTGGCTTTATGCTCAAGCCGCTTAATTTCTTTGATGAAAATCCAGCCAATGATGTACCGCCCTCTCCTGCCAAGGCTTGCTGTCAGTAG